The Dendropsophus ebraccatus isolate aDenEbr1 chromosome 2, aDenEbr1.pat, whole genome shotgun sequence DNA segment AGCAGAGGAAGCTCTACAGAAGGTAAAGTACAGACTCATAAATAAATGCATATGTTGTTTCGGAGTCGCCTGAACTGTTGTAGGATTTCACTTCGTTTTTTGTATATTACAAATGTGTGCATCTTCATTAAGTTTATCACTAGATATTTGAGTTTTTATGCGAAAAATTTCTCAAACAGTCCAAAACCATCTGTGTGCTTTACGGCCCGCATGGGCCCGGCTATGTCACTTTCTTTGGTGTTTGATGTTTTTAAAGCACAGTCTGTTCTGACTTGCGTTGGTTTGTAATTAAATCTAATTGTTTCTGTTCCGGTTTTGTCTCTTAGGTACAGTTTAGCTCCATTTTGTACAAGTCTTGATACTAGTGTTGTCTGAATTGGGACTATGGCATCTGTTCCATCAGCTGGTTGCCTCTTAGCGAAAAATCAGTTCTACAGAGGTAAGCGTCTAAAAGATACACATCTTTATATAAAGTTTCTCACAAGAAACCCGAAACTTCTGCTACATTCTTGATAAAGACTGAACAATAATATCTTCTTCCTACAGTACGGCTGAACTCGGAGTCTAGCGTCTGCTCCAGTAGTTCAGACTCAGGACTTCCATCTGATCTAGAGAAACCTCtacagggtaatttttttttcttttcatttacttattatatttctattacgttataaatgtataataaataATTGATGTTCAGTGGTCTACAGCTTCTGTTTCCACATGCATATCCATGCTACAAGCTAATAAAACCTGCTATGTGTATTGATCTCTATGTAAATAACAGCTCCCCAGTTCCTAGAATGGACATGCATGAGTCCATGAATACACAGACAAGGAAACTGAAAATCTGCTGATTGATTCATAGCAAATCGAAATGAAAGCAGCTTTGAAAATTCAGTTTGAATCcttgcacatactgtactgtagtttACAAATAATATATCTTTTGTATGTTTAGCTTTTATAATCCTCcccatgtatacagatggcaacTTACTTCATACTGGGCTAATATCAAGTTCAATATATAACAGTATGCGGTAAGTTCTCCTGCTTTTTCTAGTGGAAGCTGCAGGTAGTAAGAGTGTTCTGTGCAAATCGATACACACTTAGGGTATAAGGAACTCTGTATCAGAAAATCAAAACCCTGGCAGCCATGAGTATATTCATCAATCATCAATAGTCCCACAGTAAATAAATGAAGCGGCACAGAAttacaaaattattttttaaaaagttacagattcactttaaagtgtcactgtcattacaaaaaacatttaaaaagtcatagagacatgtcaaaagttttgatcagtccgggtctgaatgttcagacccaCACCGATTGGGAaaacgagcggggagaggacggCACCGCAGCACATCCTCTTCTCGCTCTGTCTCAGCATAATCGGTCAGGCTCCACAGAGATCCATTATAAgcctgactgatcacgtgacacagagccgtgAGATGACCATGCTTAGCGATGTCTTCTCCCGTCTCTATCTTCTGATCGGTACagttctgaacactcagacccggaccgatcaaaactctaTGACAAGTGAAAAGTTTTGCAaaatgacagtgacgctttaaataTAATACTTTAGTGACCAGGATAATATGTTAGCTATAAAATGAATGCTCCAAATTAACCAATTTGATTGAAATATCTTTCTATAGGAGGTTTGCCAGAGATGATCGAGAAATGCTGGTGGTTGAAAAACTTTTTCCACTGTGAACAAGTTCCCATTTCT contains these protein-coding regions:
- the PPDPFL gene encoding pancreatic progenitor cell differentiation and proliferation factor-like protein, whose protein sequence is MASVPSAGCLLAKNQFYRVRLNSESSVCSSSSDSGLPSDLEKPLQGGLPEMIEKCWWLKNFFHCEQVPISSVQINMGNARHHS